A genomic window from Solanum dulcamara chromosome 11, daSolDulc1.2, whole genome shotgun sequence includes:
- the LOC129872502 gene encoding putative F-box/LRR-repeat protein At5g02930: MEPLLISRKKQCDGRARRIPTQLWLVTSPNRGCIKIEVQTGIDWISALPDSLIVQILSMLPIVDAWTTTILSKLWQNLWTCIHNLNCYRSKTDWSDNRFISFMDNALPLLTSSKIESFTLHLRPNLALSNYSHKLDKWLEIVLKKGVEDFELDVWHCSVPFGFYLDSDVYRLPQDLCSSSSILKLNCQYCRIPEDCILNWTSLKSLTLSCMLIREEHMEQITSNCHQLESLKLCNFCGFHRLHLTSPKCTRLELIDHTHPVDYMRGDCYFEIVAPYVQHLRISGDFDGVENRLGDLSSLIHADLTCYLYDYDVDDKIDKTIVKDHLTSIACAKELIISPWYIEVSLHFMSFYANMNIYSVWQKEDVLLPLLECKQLTINSWIKNYTFLGIANLLRSTPCLENLTIILPEELDGIMFGIGFFSKDMWDQSCAALETAFYNERHGLMDVLGDKYTNIFKCSLQNLKNLKVILQWTPCLVDDPPELTKLMNSLLEHAKNLEKLIIVHEDYFKRIENLLALLRVSNSTVVVSVESC, translated from the exons ATGGAGCCGCTG CTGATTTCCAGAAAAAAGCAGTGTGACGGCCGAGCAAGACGAATCCCCACGCAATTGTGGTTAGTCACCTCACCAAACAGAGGCTGTATTAAGATTGAGGTACAAACTGGAATTGATTGGATCAGTGCACTGCCAGACTCTCTAATTGTTCAAATTCTTTCTATGCTCCCCATCGTAGATGCCTGGACAACTACTATTCTCTCTAAACTTTGGCAAAACCTCTGGACTTGTATCCACAACCTGAATTGTTACCGCTCCAAGACTGATTGGTCTGATAACAGGTTTATTTCCTTCATGGACAATGCACTACCTCTTCTTACCTCCTCTAAAATTGAAAGCTTCACTCTACATTTAAGACCTAACCTCGCTCTATCAAATTATAGTCACAAACTTGACAAATGGCTTGAAATTGTATTGAAGAAAGGAGTGGAGGATTTTGAACTAGACGTATGGCATTGCTCTGTCCCCTTTGGCTTTTATTTGGATAGTGATGTGTATAGATTGCCACAGGATCTTTGCAGCAGTTCATcaattctaaaactaaattgCCAGTATTGCAGAATACCAGAAGATTGTATTCTGAATTGGACATCCCTAAAGAGCTTAACGCTATCATGTATGCTTATCCGTGAGGAACACATGGAACAAATAACATCAAATTGTCATCAGCTGGAATCTTTGAAGCTGTGTAACTTTTGTGGTTTTCATCGTTTGCATTTAACTTCCCCAAAATGTACGAGACTGGAATTGATTGATCACACACATCCTGTTGACTATATGAGAGGTGATTGTTACTTTGAAATTGTTGCTCCATATGTTCAACATTTAAGGATTTCAGGGGATTTTGATGGTGTGGAAAATAGGCTTGGAGACCTGTCGTCTTTGATCCACGCTGATCTTACTTGCTACTTGTACGACTACGATGTAGATGACAAAATTGACAAAACCATAGTGAAAGATCACTTGACAAGCATAGCATGTGCTAAGGAGCTAATCATCTCACCCTGGTATATCGAGGTCAGTTTACACTTCATGTCTTTTTATGCAAACATGAATATATACTCAGT GTGGCAAAAGGAAGATGTTTTATTACCATTGTTGGAGTGCAAACAATTGACAATAAATTCTTGGATTAAAAACTATACCTTCCTTGGTATCGCCAATCTCTTAAGGTCAACTCCTTGTCTAGAGAATTTGACAATAATACTACCAGAAGAG TTGGACGGAATTATGTTTGGTATAGGTTTCTTTTCTAAAGATATGTGGGATCAAAGTTGTGCTGCACTCGAGACTGCTTTTTACAATGA AAGACATGGATTGATGGATGTGTTGGGAGACAAGTACACAAACATATTCAAATGTTCGTTGCAGAATCTGAAAAACTTAAAGGTTATTTTACAGTGGACTCCCTGCCTAGTCGATGACCCGCCAGAGCTAACTAAACTAATGAATTCTTTGCTTGAGCATGCAAAAAATCTGGAGAAACTGATTATAGTGCACGAGGATTATTTTAAAAGGATAGAAAATTTGTTAGCTCTTCTGAGAGTTTCTAATTCTACCGTTGTTGTTTCCGTAGAATCGTGTTGA